In Spinacia oleracea cultivar Varoflay chromosome 5, BTI_SOV_V1, whole genome shotgun sequence, a single window of DNA contains:
- the LOC110775220 gene encoding zinc finger protein ZAT5-like codes for MDGQDEVINNNNNSDNNENTNNDNNNNNNNNNTDATTTTTNVGAGQLIVKGKRTKRQRPQSPIPFRMMTATNTCYKSDEGSDICSNNNNNNNNNVVEDMTTATTITTTTVVSDDDDIYFNGGGTTTEEEEDMANCLILLAQGHSRDLPPQHPPPFLSLVDDHTHKSNNNNNNSVIPPNKFISRKFMEATSTTGKSGYYVYECKTCGKTFSSFQALGGHRASHKKPKNKDEDYTNKSRSNNNIFSSIITSNKNNYNHNNNSNLLLSSDDEEPPFKVARHNNNNNNNNNNNVISSTSLSLQLTNRALYSNHHSSNKGRVHECSICGAEFSSGQALGGHMRRHRGPVSAAMGASSATPVIRAVPLAIEQAPAPTEISHDQIMITPMKIPPIRNTNTNTNTSVLSLDLDLNLPAPPDDNAGNHQRESKFVFESKQHPMDDQSQPPSPTPPPPPPPQQQLVFSSPALVDCHY; via the coding sequence ATGGACGGACAAGATGaagtaatcaacaacaacaacaacagtgaCAACAACGAAAACACCAACAAcgacaacaataacaacaacaacaacaacaacaccgacgccaccaccaccactactaACGTGGGAGCGGGGCAATTAATTGTGAAAGGGAAGAGGACTAAAAGGCAAAGGCCACAATCCCCCATTCCGTTCCGCATGATGACCGCAACTAATACTTGTTATAAAAGCGACGAAGGGAGCGATAtctgcagcaacaacaacaacaacaacaacaacaacgtaGTCGAGGATATGACAACcgccaccaccatcaccaccaccaccgtagTCTCAGACGACGATGATATCTACTTTAACGGGGGTGGAACCACTACAGAGGAAGAGGAAGACATGGCCAATTGCCTTATCCTCTTGGCGCAAGGCCATTCTCGCGACTTGCCACCACAACATCCACCGCCATTCCTTTCTTTGGTAGACGATCATACTCACAAGtccaacaacaataataataatagtgttATTCCTCCTAACAAATTCATTAGCCGGAAATTCATGGAGGCAACTTCCACAACAGGGAAGTCTGGTTATTATGTGTATGAATGCAAAACATGTGGCAAAACTTTCTCGTCCTTTCAAGCACTTGGCGGCCACCGTGCCAGCCATAAGAAGCCTAAAAACAAAGACGAAGATTACACCAATAAGAGCCGATCAAACAATAACATTTTTTCTAGCATCATTACTTCCAACAAGAACAATTATAACCACAACAATAACAGTAATCTGCTGCTTTCGTCGGACGATGAGGAACCTCCTTTTAAAGTTGCTAggcataacaacaacaacaacaacaacaacaacaacaatgtaATCTCTTCAACCTCGCTCTCACTACAGCTTACAAATCGAGCTTTATACAGCAACCATCACAGCAGCAACAAAGGTAGAGTCCACGAGTGCTCAATTTGTGGGGCAGAGTTTTCATCAGGACAAGCCTTGGGTGGACACATGAGGCGTCATCGAGGCCCGGTGTCTGCAGCCATGGGAGCTTCTTCTGCTACTCCGGTTATACGAGCGGTACCTTTAGCTATCGAGCAGGCGCCTGCACCCACTGAGATTTCTCATGACCAAATTATGATAACACCAATGAAGATACCACCAATTAGAAATACTAATACTAATACTAATACTAGTGTATTGTCACTTGATTTGGATCTCAATCTTCCAGCACCACCAGATGATAATGCAGGTAATCATCAAAGAGAATCCAAGTTTGTTTTTGAGTCTAAGCAACATCCAATGGATGACCAATCACAACCACCTTCGCCCAcgccgccgccaccaccaccaccacagcaGCAACTTGTTTTCTCTTCGCCTGCTTTAGTGGATTGCCACTACTAA